One genomic segment of Kordiimonas sp. SCSIO 12603 includes these proteins:
- a CDS encoding Hpt domain-containing protein has translation MSGLENDLLEELKNEAIDTVEDRLQNIHDALKGILDGTLEGRQALATIRLEAHSLKSVASSFEMKALKVMCHRFEDYFFNLTELTESNVSDIQFFADRMAECLEAFIAGKEYDVSKMVRQLPNKGGFEVGDIVVSEIEVMLVMAPGTATKIVTRELLECGYRMVNVATTMDAIQLIPSMKPDAVIISRHMPELTGVDLAAALKAMPTTKNIPVALLATDDGKLTGLPKSVPVLRKGSNFADDVADVFVELGIL, from the coding sequence ATGTCCGGGTTGGAAAACGATCTGCTTGAAGAACTCAAGAATGAGGCAATCGATACCGTCGAAGATCGACTCCAAAATATTCATGATGCTTTAAAGGGAATTCTTGACGGTACCCTTGAAGGCAGGCAAGCGCTGGCGACTATTCGCCTGGAAGCACATTCTCTGAAGTCTGTGGCATCTAGCTTTGAAATGAAAGCGCTTAAGGTGATGTGTCACCGGTTTGAAGATTATTTCTTTAACCTGACAGAACTTACCGAATCTAATGTCAGTGATATTCAATTTTTTGCTGATCGCATGGCTGAATGTCTGGAAGCCTTTATTGCGGGTAAAGAATATGATGTTTCCAAGATGGTGCGTCAGCTCCCCAATAAAGGCGGCTTTGAGGTAGGAGATATCGTTGTCTCTGAAATCGAGGTAATGCTTGTTATGGCGCCGGGTACTGCAACCAAAATTGTAACCCGCGAACTTCTTGAATGTGGTTACCGCATGGTGAATGTTGCAACCACTATGGACGCTATTCAGTTGATTCCTTCTATGAAGCCAGATGCAGTGATTATTTCCCGCCATATGCCTGAATTGACAGGCGTTGATTTGGCTGCGGCTCTGAAGGCAATGCCAACAACGAAAAATATCCCTGTCGCACTTCTGGCAACAGATGACGGCAAGCTTACAGGCCTGCCGAAATCAGTGCCAGTGCTCCGCAAAGGGTCAAACTTCGCGGATGATGTGGCTGATGTGTTCGTAGAACTAGGTATTCTCTAG
- a CDS encoding SdpI family protein has protein sequence MNNEAAEKLLFWMVFVLPTLMVLTAIPMILEIVPPNGAIGVRTAVSLSSEEAWYAINFRAGVAIAISSVLSIMLSLGLMKYLNKTKTQKSLYALVSFGILFMISLSIADQAY, from the coding sequence TTGAATAATGAAGCAGCTGAAAAGCTATTATTTTGGATGGTTTTTGTCCTGCCCACTTTAATGGTGCTCACAGCAATTCCAATGATTTTAGAGATCGTACCTCCTAATGGCGCGATTGGTGTTCGTACCGCGGTTTCACTCTCTTCTGAAGAAGCGTGGTACGCTATAAACTTTCGCGCAGGTGTTGCGATAGCTATTAGTTCAGTACTTTCAATTATGCTTAGTCTTGGTTTGATGAAATATTTGAACAAAACGAAAACTCAAAAAAGCCTCTATGCTCTCGTTAGTTTTGGTATCTTGTTTATGATAAGCCTCTCTATTGCGGATCAAGCGTATTAA
- a CDS encoding ROK family protein yields the protein MKIGIDLGGTKVEAVGLYANGNETKRIRKTTPQGLYHETVHTVVQLINELEALEGTAESIGICTPGSISPFTGVMQNCNSTCLNGKNLKADIEQGLKRSIKMANDADCLTLSEATDGAAAGAATVFGVILGTGVGAGYVAHNNLITGPNALTGEWGHNPLPYQVTTDRNCYCGRINCIENWISGPGISQSFETETGKHISAEEIANMQTPEAQATIDLFIEQLAASLGTVINTLDPEVIVFGGGLSNIKQIYQELPKRITNYIMPNACNTQFVQAKHGCSSGIRGAARL from the coding sequence ATGAAGATTGGTATAGATCTAGGTGGTACTAAGGTTGAAGCTGTTGGCTTATATGCCAATGGAAATGAGACAAAACGAATTCGAAAAACCACCCCTCAAGGCCTATATCACGAAACAGTTCACACGGTGGTTCAGCTTATCAACGAACTAGAAGCTCTTGAAGGAACAGCTGAAAGTATTGGTATCTGCACTCCCGGTTCAATTTCTCCATTCACAGGTGTTATGCAAAACTGCAATTCAACGTGCCTGAATGGAAAGAACCTGAAAGCTGATATCGAGCAAGGCCTGAAACGAAGCATAAAAATGGCCAATGATGCTGATTGCCTGACTTTATCAGAGGCAACTGACGGCGCAGCAGCAGGTGCAGCAACCGTTTTCGGTGTTATTCTAGGCACCGGCGTAGGTGCTGGCTATGTAGCGCACAACAACCTGATAACAGGGCCGAATGCTCTTACTGGTGAATGGGGTCATAATCCCCTTCCCTACCAGGTTACTACTGACAGAAACTGCTATTGCGGCAGAATAAACTGCATCGAAAACTGGATTTCAGGCCCCGGTATCAGCCAGAGCTTTGAAACTGAAACAGGCAAACATATCAGCGCGGAAGAAATAGCAAATATGCAAACGCCAGAAGCTCAAGCAACGATCGATCTGTTTATTGAGCAGCTTGCGGCCTCTCTTGGAACAGTAATTAATACACTTGATCCCGAAGTGATTGTGTTTGGTGGTGGTCTATCAAATATAAAGCAGATCTATCAGGAATTGCCGAAGCGTATCACCAATTATATTATGCCAAACGCATGTAACACGCAGTTTGTTCAAGCTAAACATGGTTGCTCAAGCGGCATTCGCGGCGCTGCCAGACTTTAA
- a CDS encoding PleD family two-component system response regulator, translating into MTARVLVVDDVPPNVKLLEAKLTSEYFDVLTAFSGPEALDVIGREHPDIILLDVMMPGMDGFEVCRRIKTDPSTAHIPVVMVTALDQPSDRVAGLEAGADDFLTKPVQDLALFARVRSLVRLKVMMDELRNREATGANMGWENEEDAPLDFEVPTDGNILIVDEQERVMERIARALEGVGELTFIAGGDDAAERAREKNFDLIIVSLTMRNTDGLRVCSKLRSFEETRHVPILVMVDDGNTKLLVRALEMGVNDYVVRPVDRLEFLARVKTQLKRKRYADKLWENFHLSMQLATTDAVTGLYNRHYLTSHMDTRLAAAHSSGKQLSVLMMDIDHFKKVNDTYGHAVGDIVLKEFANRIAKNIRGVDLAARYGGEEFVVMMPETPTDWAYMIGDRLRQEVCDNPFEVGLAEGPINISVSIGVASNKEGQSPSQLLEEADKALYAAKEAGRNRVIIAGA; encoded by the coding sequence ATGACAGCACGGGTGCTGGTGGTTGACGATGTTCCACCAAATGTAAAGCTTTTAGAAGCGAAACTCACGAGTGAGTATTTTGACGTGCTCACCGCATTCAGTGGCCCTGAAGCGCTGGATGTAATTGGGCGCGAGCACCCGGATATTATTCTTCTCGATGTTATGATGCCTGGTATGGACGGCTTTGAAGTATGCCGCCGTATTAAAACAGATCCAAGCACAGCACATATCCCCGTTGTTATGGTAACAGCACTTGATCAACCTTCTGATCGTGTTGCGGGCCTTGAAGCAGGCGCTGATGATTTTCTTACAAAACCCGTTCAGGATTTAGCGCTTTTTGCACGTGTTCGCTCTCTCGTCCGGCTTAAAGTGATGATGGATGAGCTTCGCAACCGGGAAGCAACTGGCGCAAATATGGGCTGGGAAAACGAAGAAGATGCTCCGCTTGATTTCGAAGTGCCAACGGACGGCAATATCCTGATCGTTGATGAGCAAGAGCGTGTAATGGAACGCATCGCACGTGCTCTCGAAGGCGTTGGCGAGTTGACGTTCATCGCTGGCGGTGACGATGCCGCTGAACGTGCTCGTGAAAAGAATTTTGATCTGATTATTGTATCACTCACTATGCGCAACACAGATGGCTTGCGTGTATGTTCTAAACTCAGGTCTTTCGAAGAAACACGCCATGTGCCGATTCTGGTAATGGTGGATGACGGCAATACCAAGTTGCTGGTTCGTGCGCTTGAAATGGGTGTGAACGATTATGTGGTGCGCCCAGTTGATCGCCTTGAGTTTCTTGCGCGGGTCAAAACCCAGTTGAAGCGCAAACGCTACGCAGACAAACTTTGGGAAAATTTCCATTTATCCATGCAGCTTGCGACAACAGATGCGGTGACAGGGCTTTATAACCGTCATTATCTGACAAGCCATATGGATACCCGTCTTGCAGCTGCTCATAGCAGCGGTAAGCAGCTTTCAGTACTTATGATGGATATTGATCACTTTAAAAAGGTGAACGATACCTATGGGCACGCTGTTGGGGATATTGTTCTCAAAGAATTTGCAAACCGTATCGCAAAAAATATCCGCGGTGTTGATCTGGCAGCACGTTATGGCGGTGAGGAATTCGTTGTGATGATGCCTGAAACACCAACAGATTGGGCCTATATGATTGGTGATCGCCTTCGTCAGGAAGTGTGTGATAACCCATTTGAGGTTGGCTTGGCTGAAGGTCCTATCAATATTTCTGTATCCATTGGTGTGGCGTCAAATAAAGAAGGGCAGTCACCATCCCAGCTTCTGGAAGAAGCTGATAAAGCCCTCTATGCGGCAAAGGAAGCAGGCCGTAACCGTGTAATTATTGCAGGCGCATAA
- a CDS encoding DUF3572 domain-containing protein produces the protein MSPDFASEIAFKAIGFIVGDDTLRDRFLALSGLSPDEIRANLAEVDFQASILDFLISNEPDLILFAEETGEKPENIVHAWRALGGGVGQEW, from the coding sequence ATGTCACCCGATTTTGCATCAGAAATCGCCTTTAAAGCAATTGGATTTATTGTAGGTGATGACACTCTCAGAGATAGATTCTTGGCACTGAGTGGCCTTTCACCAGATGAGATACGTGCCAATCTCGCTGAAGTGGATTTTCAAGCCAGTATTCTTGATTTTTTGATTTCAAACGAGCCTGATCTAATTTTATTTGCTGAAGAAACCGGTGAAAAACCAGAGAATATTGTACATGCCTGGCGTGCCCTTGGCGGCGGCGTAGGCCAAGAATGGTGA
- a CDS encoding DNA polymerase IV, giving the protein MTDSEETIFSLCRSCLHTFEGKGHCPACKKTRIISHAELLDLSIAHIDCDAFYASVEKRDNPEYATKPLIIGGSSNRGVVSTACYIARMSGVRSAMPIYKAKKLCPDALFVSPRMKRYGEVGRQIREKMKELTPLVEPLSIDEAFLDLTGTEKLHGAKPAVLLAKFANEIEKEIGITVSVGLAPNKFLAKLASDMDKPRGFTVIGDSEKEELLGKLPITAIYGIGKQSAKNLAKDGFTHICQLQEQSQSSLARRYGETGMRLYNLSRGLDNRKVQPQSGAKSVSAERTLSRDLADYPSLEEKLWDISETVSSDLKRKELAGSTVTLKLKTSMHRIITRSRTLDAPTQMAGTIFEVSQSLLKPLIDGTPYRLIGIGMSHFRPLIEADQPDLIEPERTKRTNAERAMDKLKGKFGTAAISKGRNFQSATSSQQKKSTKKS; this is encoded by the coding sequence ATGACTGATTCTGAAGAAACCATTTTCAGTTTATGTCGTAGTTGCCTTCATACTTTTGAAGGCAAAGGGCATTGCCCTGCCTGTAAGAAAACTCGTATCATCTCACATGCCGAATTACTGGATCTCAGTATAGCTCATATAGATTGTGATGCATTTTATGCGTCTGTCGAAAAACGCGATAACCCTGAATATGCAACCAAACCCCTTATCATTGGCGGCAGTTCAAACCGGGGGGTAGTTTCAACAGCATGCTATATTGCCCGTATGTCTGGCGTTCGTTCCGCTATGCCAATCTACAAAGCTAAAAAATTATGCCCTGACGCGCTTTTTGTAAGCCCACGGATGAAACGCTACGGCGAGGTAGGCAGGCAAATTCGTGAGAAAATGAAAGAACTTACACCGCTTGTTGAACCGCTTTCCATTGATGAAGCATTCCTTGATCTTACAGGCACTGAAAAACTACACGGGGCAAAACCGGCTGTGCTTCTCGCCAAGTTTGCCAACGAAATTGAAAAAGAAATCGGGATTACAGTTTCGGTGGGGCTAGCCCCCAATAAATTCCTCGCCAAACTAGCATCTGATATGGATAAACCTCGCGGATTTACTGTTATAGGGGATAGTGAAAAAGAGGAACTTCTCGGAAAACTACCGATAACCGCGATCTACGGTATTGGAAAGCAGTCGGCTAAAAACTTAGCCAAAGATGGTTTCACCCACATTTGCCAATTACAAGAGCAGAGCCAAAGCTCTCTTGCCCGTCGGTACGGAGAAACGGGGATGCGGCTCTATAATCTATCGCGCGGCCTTGATAATCGAAAAGTTCAGCCACAAAGCGGTGCTAAGAGTGTATCTGCAGAACGCACACTCAGCAGAGATCTGGCAGACTACCCCTCCCTTGAAGAAAAACTCTGGGATATCAGTGAAACAGTATCAAGTGATCTGAAACGGAAAGAACTGGCGGGTTCTACCGTTACACTCAAACTGAAAACCAGCATGCACCGCATTATCACACGCTCCCGCACCTTAGACGCACCCACTCAAATGGCTGGAACAATCTTTGAAGTGAGCCAAAGCCTTTTAAAGCCTTTAATCGATGGAACTCCATATCGGCTTATTGGTATCGGGATGAGTCATTTCCGGCCCCTGATAGAAGCAGATCAACCAGATTTGATTGAACCGGAACGCACCAAGCGAACCAATGCCGAACGAGCTATGGATAAGCTTAAAGGCAAATTTGGCACGGCAGCAATTTCCAAAGGGCGCAACTTTCAATCGGCAACATCTTCCCAGCAGAAAAAAAGCACTAAAAAGTCCTGA
- the rpmG gene encoding 50S ribosomal protein L33 — MAKPSSIKIKLVSTADTGYFYVTKKNPRTMTEKMVKRKYDPVVRKHVEFKEAKIK, encoded by the coding sequence ATGGCAAAGCCGTCCAGCATCAAGATCAAGCTTGTTAGCACTGCTGATACAGGCTACTTCTACGTAACTAAAAAGAACCCTCGTACAATGACCGAGAAAATGGTTAAGCGTAAGTACGACCCGGTTGTACGTAAGCACGTAGAGTTTAAAGAAGCTAAGATTAAGTAA
- a CDS encoding glycerophosphodiester phosphodiesterase family protein, translating into MAAKAPKRSFPWITDLDITHRGLFTTGSEREENSLAAVQAAVEAGYAVEIDVRATVDNIVVVFHDATLERLTEGKGSVDQWGFQQLKKYTVGKTGLPMPSLADVLDLVDGRVPIFIEIKSPEHDDIQKVCAGVRHCFEGYAGPVAVMSFDPRIVRWFRQYMPKYARGLVVGREMLLNWKARLMWPFVLRKTKPDFIACDINLMPNSACERWRKTGKPLLTWTVRTDMQEKVGREHADALIFEAPAVIGDQS; encoded by the coding sequence ATGGCAGCAAAAGCTCCTAAGCGAAGTTTTCCTTGGATAACCGATCTCGATATTACCCACCGTGGTTTGTTTACCACGGGGAGTGAACGAGAAGAAAACTCTTTGGCTGCGGTTCAGGCCGCTGTTGAAGCAGGATACGCAGTTGAAATAGATGTCAGAGCCACCGTTGACAATATCGTAGTGGTTTTTCATGACGCCACCTTGGAACGTTTGACAGAAGGTAAAGGCTCTGTTGATCAGTGGGGTTTCCAGCAACTGAAAAAATATACAGTCGGAAAAACGGGTCTACCGATGCCAAGCCTTGCCGATGTGCTAGATCTGGTTGATGGTCGTGTCCCAATTTTTATTGAGATCAAATCACCCGAACATGACGATATTCAAAAAGTATGTGCCGGTGTACGCCACTGCTTTGAAGGCTATGCTGGCCCAGTCGCTGTTATGAGCTTTGACCCTCGCATCGTGCGGTGGTTCAGGCAGTATATGCCTAAATATGCTCGTGGTTTGGTGGTTGGCAGAGAAATGCTTCTAAACTGGAAAGCCCGCCTGATGTGGCCATTTGTCCTCAGGAAAACCAAACCTGACTTTATCGCCTGCGATATTAATCTTATGCCTAACAGCGCCTGCGAGCGCTGGAGAAAAACAGGCAAACCACTGCTAACATGGACCGTAAGAACAGATATGCAGGAAAAAGTTGGACGCGAGCATGCAGATGCCCTAATTTTTGAAGCTCCTGCTGTTATTGGTGATCAAT
- a CDS encoding response regulator: MGKKILIVEDNELNMKLFCDLLEAHEYETIQTRDGMAALELAREHEPDLILMDIQLPEVSGLEVTKWLKEDEDLRKIPVVAVTAFAMKGDEEKIREGGCEAYIAKPISVGHFLETVKQFAG, translated from the coding sequence ATGGGAAAAAAGATCCTGATAGTTGAAGACAACGAACTGAATATGAAGTTGTTCTGCGACCTTCTTGAAGCACATGAATATGAAACTATTCAGACAAGAGATGGTATGGCTGCGCTTGAATTGGCGCGTGAACATGAGCCTGATCTGATTTTAATGGACATTCAGTTACCCGAGGTTTCTGGATTGGAAGTTACCAAATGGCTGAAAGAGGATGAAGACCTGCGTAAGATTCCTGTTGTAGCTGTTACAGCCTTCGCTATGAAGGGTGATGAAGAGAAAATTCGCGAAGGCGGCTGTGAAGCTTATATCGCGAAGCCAATTTCAGTTGGCCACTTTTTGGAAACAGTAAAGCAGTTCGCAGGGTAA
- a CDS encoding GGDEF domain-containing protein: MIEQSKEKLSERAEINPYISTLAGKLMKNAANANVKFDSDGWQLITEVLSYAATAEQRMAEQESRINYLEQLSVTDELTGIPNRRGLRAALGRALSSAARHSESGVLGFIDLDGFKAINDEYGHSAGDLLLRRVAKLLTKLIRPVDIVARISGDEFAIILTRCSEDQGRKRLRAIQRAVNELTIEFADTKIPAKCSLGIQPFNGATDPAELIEAADMAMYNDKQTRRGKHLRTA, encoded by the coding sequence GTGATTGAACAATCAAAAGAAAAACTGTCAGAACGCGCTGAAATCAACCCTTATATCAGCACGCTTGCTGGCAAACTTATGAAGAATGCCGCCAATGCAAACGTTAAGTTTGATAGCGATGGCTGGCAATTGATTACGGAAGTTCTAAGTTATGCGGCTACCGCCGAACAGCGTATGGCAGAACAGGAAAGTCGTATCAATTATCTAGAACAGCTTTCTGTAACCGATGAACTAACTGGTATTCCTAACCGCAGAGGCCTTCGCGCTGCACTTGGCCGTGCGCTTTCATCAGCTGCACGACACAGTGAATCAGGTGTTCTCGGGTTTATTGATCTAGACGGTTTCAAAGCCATCAACGACGAATACGGTCACAGCGCAGGTGATCTACTGCTACGCCGCGTGGCTAAATTACTGACCAAACTAATTCGCCCGGTAGATATTGTAGCCAGAATTTCAGGTGATGAATTCGCGATCATCCTAACACGCTGTTCGGAAGATCAAGGTCGCAAGCGCCTTAGGGCAATCCAACGCGCCGTAAATGAACTCACCATCGAATTCGCCGATACAAAAATCCCGGCAAAATGCTCCCTTGGCATTCAACCATTCAATGGCGCCACTGATCCGGCAGAACTTATAGAAGCCGCTGATATGGCAATGTATAACGACAAACAAACCCGCCGCGGGAAACACCTGCGCACGGCATAA
- a CDS encoding sulfurtransferase, with translation MIAPNILIEPKELAYLMAKDNIAIVDTRSKEAFEAAHIEGAVNIPDIFTYLASSDKTGINAMRKFLAKKFGDAGINNKKTVVFYEQDMRSGFGQSCRGHFILSYLGNDNSHVLHGGLDAWISNGYPVTESITKITPANFELSEAGKSLIVDKYDVLSSLNQNMVTLLDVRDVDEWIGESSSPYGKDFSPRKGRIPGAKWLEWYRMMKPDGSIKSPNEVRAECLNAGIDFSKPIWLYCFKGSRTSNTYVALKQAGFKNIATYFGSWNEWSQDQRLPIETGMPER, from the coding sequence ATGATCGCACCCAATATCCTAATTGAGCCTAAAGAACTCGCCTACCTCATGGCAAAAGATAATATCGCTATTGTGGATACGCGTTCAAAAGAAGCATTTGAAGCAGCTCATATAGAGGGTGCTGTCAACATACCAGATATCTTCACCTATCTAGCCTCATCCGATAAAACTGGCATAAACGCCATGCGGAAATTTCTGGCTAAGAAATTTGGAGATGCTGGTATAAACAACAAAAAAACAGTGGTCTTTTACGAACAGGATATGCGGAGCGGATTTGGCCAATCATGCAGAGGCCATTTCATCCTTTCCTACCTAGGAAACGATAATTCCCATGTGCTGCATGGAGGCTTAGATGCATGGATTTCCAATGGATACCCGGTGACAGAATCTATCACAAAAATTACACCCGCAAATTTCGAATTATCTGAAGCTGGCAAAAGCCTTATCGTGGACAAATATGATGTACTCTCGTCACTCAATCAGAATATGGTAACACTTCTTGATGTAAGAGATGTCGATGAATGGATTGGTGAAAGCAGTTCACCATACGGGAAGGACTTTTCCCCCAGAAAAGGCCGGATACCAGGCGCAAAGTGGCTTGAATGGTATCGAATGATGAAACCAGATGGTTCAATAAAGTCCCCAAATGAAGTAAGAGCAGAATGCCTTAATGCAGGAATAGATTTTTCAAAACCTATTTGGTTATATTGCTTTAAGGGGTCCCGCACCTCAAATACCTATGTTGCGCTGAAGCAAGCGGGTTTCAAGAATATTGCTACATATTTTGGGTCTTGGAATGAATGGTCACAAGATCAAAGACTACCTATAGAAACAGGCATGCCCGAAAGATAG
- a CDS encoding RidA family protein, translated as MSVEANLKELGIDIPTPVAPVANYLPFIVTGNLVSVSGQIPMQDGKLAFEGKVGDTVSEEDACAAAKLCGLNIIAQLKAATNGDLNRVKRIVKLGGFVNCVDGFGNQPKVINAASDLMVAVFGDKGRHSRSAVGTNALPLNVPVEIDALVEIE; from the coding sequence ATGAGTGTTGAAGCAAATCTAAAAGAACTTGGTATTGATATTCCAACGCCTGTGGCTCCGGTGGCAAATTACTTACCATTTATTGTTACTGGTAACTTAGTAAGTGTTTCAGGCCAAATTCCAATGCAGGACGGCAAACTCGCTTTTGAAGGAAAAGTGGGTGATACAGTTTCAGAAGAAGATGCGTGTGCCGCCGCAAAATTATGTGGCCTGAACATTATTGCACAACTGAAAGCAGCCACGAACGGTGATCTAAACCGTGTTAAGCGTATTGTTAAACTTGGGGGTTTCGTGAACTGCGTTGACGGTTTTGGCAATCAGCCAAAAGTAATCAATGCAGCCAGTGATCTAATGGTAGCAGTATTTGGTGATAAGGGTCGTCATAGCCGTTCAGCGGTTGGCACAAACGCCCTGCCCCTGAATGTTCCAGTAGAAATTGATGCACTTGTTGAAATTGAATAG